The Camelina sativa cultivar DH55 chromosome 16, Cs, whole genome shotgun sequence sequence GACTTCCTCTGTAAAAttcaatatgaaaaataaaatttgatggtTCCATtacgttttaattttttagtgcGATGATACTACAACAATGCAATATTAAGTCTTTATTTATACGAAATTgaatggttaaaatggaaataCTCTGAATAGATAACATAAtgtatttaacttttaattaagtagtttaaattaatagatttcaaataattagttaaatataaataattaataaataaggATTGAATTCTCTAGCTAAGCTGAAAATCACAAAttaaattgacaaaaaaaatcaccaattacagataaagataaagataaagataGACATTTGACACATCTTGTTTACCACAGATACTTGTTTTGGCGGGACAAGTAACATATATTGAGCAGCGGGtaataataagtaattttgCCTAATCCTATTCGGATTTACTgaaattcattgcatatttttgtaaaaagttGTGGGGCATTTTCTCTGTAAGCCAAAGATGTGGGACCCTTTCGTAATTAACAAAAGCTATTGTGAACTTTCGTAATTACTCACAGTTTTGTGGCAACTTCGTAATTAGTGAAAGTTATGGGGTAAGCTCGTAGATACAATAAATGCTAAGCTTGAAAATATTATGGAATTAAAAGGGTACACTAGCATTTAGCTGTAACGACGCCGTTTCAtgggatttattttctttcccccaggacttttttttgtttttcttttttttcatactATGGCTAGTTTGGCTACTATTGCGCAAGACTGTGAAACGATCTGAGCGTTCATCACCGTAGCAATGGCACGGAGGTCTGGAAATTGCATGAGATGTCTCGTGATATTCTCGGTGGTATCAGCTTTAATCGTATGTGGACCTGCTCTTTACTGGAAATTGAAAAAGGGTTTCGTTGGATCTGCTCGTAGCAACAACTCCATTTGTCCTCCCTGTGAGATCTGCGATTGTCCTCCTCCTTTGTCTCTCCTCGAGATTGCTCCAGGTAATATTACTTCTCTCATTCTTATTGGACATTTAGCATATCTgggttttcaattttggttCATAAATTAGGAGACTTTTAGTTCTTATTATAAATCTTTCTATTTTCTGGAACTGCTTAGATCGTACACAGAACCATTTGTGATGAATCTTTCAATAAAGCTACGGATTTTACATTTGATCTTTCATTGTATAAGCCATAAGAGTCTCAATTACTAATAAAGTTCCATTCTTTTTGTTGTATTCTTTTGCAGGGCTTGCAAACCTCTCTATTACAGGTTAGATTTCGTTCCCAAGCTTGTTTCTGCTGTGTCTCTACTGTTTTAATATTAATGAGAATGCCTCTCTGATGGTTTCTCAATGAAGAGCCCAATTGGAATTAGTTGAAAACTTAGGAATCTGGTGAATCAGTAACCAATGCagctatttctcttttgtgTGTTGTAATGTTCCTCCCCTTTTTAGTCCATGGAATTGAATATTGACTTATGTTGTGTATCAGGTTGTGGAAGCGATGATCCAGAGCTCAAACAAGAGATGGAGAAGCAGTTTGTGGATCTACTCACGGAAGAGTTGAAGCTGCAAGAAGCAGTTGCAGACGAGCATAGTCGTCACATGCATGTTACACTTGCTGAAGCAAAAAGAGTTGCTTCACAGTACCAAAAGGAGGCTGAGAAGTGCAACGCTGCCACGGAAATTTGCGAATCAGCTAGGGAGAGAGCTCAAGCATTGTTTCTCAAAGAGCGAAAGATCACTTTGTTGTGGGAGCGGAGAGCTCGGCAATTAGGTTGGGAAGGTGAGTAAGTAATCCACTGTTTAGTGACTTCTTCTCAGTCTACCCTGAAGAGCTTCTCGATGGAAGCAAACTAGATTTCCTCTTCCGCATTCAGCTCATGAGAACATGGAAATCGCTTAATTCTCAAGGCAATGTTTTTATCTCCCATGTTCTTTAtatatgtagaatttttttttgttttgctcttgGATCTGAATATAGCTAAAGAAAGAGTTGGCCTTGTATTGACTTTTCTTCAGATATATTTTTGTCCAGTCACATTGGACGAGAGAAGTCACCGACTtctgtattttattttcattgacAAAACCAACCATCATTTTCTCATCAGCCAAAgcagaaataatatatatatttatgatctTTTAAAACttggtttatgtgtttgttgAGATTTGCATCTGATTGAGACAGCAAgactgatttgatttttttaagagGCTTTGTACTGCAGCTAATGTTGGATGCGTATAAGCATGGCCTAAGCATAAGTGTGTCAAGCAAGAGTCACTTGTAATCTATGTTTCATATTTGTTAAGACTAACAAAGACTTTCAGATGCTTAAGAAACATGATAGTCTGTGAAGAGGGACAAGAgcagagaaagagacaaaactGGACAAGTCAAAAAAGGGTTGACATAATGCAGCATATGATCGCTCCAGGTATTACGCAGCACCAACTTTCAATATTCATTCATGCACAAAAACAGCTGCTTTTTtcagtttatatgattttttattttagtgtcAGCCATTAATAATTTTCTCCTTGCATTATTCTAATGCTCACATGGACAGATTccttcaagttttttttttatcaacgcTTTAGATCTACCATTAAAGAACAGATCTCGGTTCAGTGACTTCTGCAAACCGTCTAGACCCATGTGGGTTGTCCAAAGTCTATCTATACCTTGAGGCTATTTGTTCTATATTCAACTTATTTATGtgtgttatgtttcttttgtgttcttcTCTGAAGCTTCCTTCGTGGACTTCTGctgtttttttctaactttggaATAGTTTTTGTATATTTCTGGACACAGAGATcgcaaattctttttttcttaaatggaAGGTTCCATGAACAAGCGAGGATACGAGAGCAGTCAAGAGGATACAGACAAGTTGCCAGAATCAAAGAGACAGAAAGTGCCTGCTTTGGCAAGGTAACTTCCTTAAGACTTTTCTGTCATTTTCCAGTTCAATGGTTAAACATCACAACTATTAAAGACGAACCTGCTTTCGAGTTCTTTACTCTTTCTGAGTTGTGATTTATCCTCTGTTGTAAGATGTTCTTTTGTAAGGtctcaaaattttgttgttaCGTTTCCAAACCTCTCGTTTCGCTTGCTACTTTGTTGATTTTCTCATAAGTCAtatggaaaaaacaaatttacagtGTTATTGTGGAAGCTGTCAAGGTAGATAGTTTGCAGAGGCTTTGCTCGTCTTTAGAGCCATTGTTTCGCAAAATTGTAAGTTTTTATTCTACTCTCTTTCTAGACATGTCTATTATTGCCTTTAGAGTAAATTGTGAGATGCTTGTGGAGTTGTAAACTTGGTATGGTGTGGGCAAACAAACAGGTTAGTGAAGAGGTGGAACGAGCCTTATCAAGGTTGGGAAATACAAAGTTAACATCGAGGTATTTTCTCCAGTTATACCTTTTCCCCTTGAAATGGTTCAGTGGTCACTTTAATGTTTGAGTTTCTGGCTAAACCAACATAAAATCTCCAGGTCACCTGAACCAAAGAGAATCCAAGACCGTGATGGAAGAAACCTGCAACTTCACTTTAGGACACGAATGCCTCCTCACTTATTCACAGGTGGGAAAGTCGAGGGAGAGCGAGGCTCGGCAATTCATGTGGTTCTTATAGATGCAAACACAGGAAATGTAGTCCAAACAGGAGAAGAGTCAGCTTCAAAGCTGAATGTTGTAGTGTTAGAAGGAGACTttaatgatgaagatgatgaagactgGACGAGAGAGCACTTTGAGAGCTTTGAAGTGAAAGAGCGAGAAGGGAAACGCCCAATCTTAACCGGTGACACACAGTTGATGCTTAAGGAAGGTGTGGGAAGTTTAGGAGAACTTACTTTTACCGACAACTCCAGCTGGATAAGGAGTAGAAAGTTTAGGCTGGGTGTTAAGCCGGCCCCAGGGTATGGTGATAGCTTTCTCATTCGTGAAGCCAAAACAGAACCATTTGCTGTCAAAGATCATAGAGGAGAACGTGAGTTTTACCTTTTATTGTGTTGACAAGTAGAGAGTTCTTAATACTGACTTGTGTCTGTCATCTGTAAATGTTCATTTTCTTTACCAATATTTTTCAGTATACAAGAAGCATTATCCACCGGCTGTACACGATGAAGTCTGGAGACTTGATAGAATTGCGAAAGATGGAGTGTTACACAAGAAGCTATTAAAAGCTAATATCGTGACAGTCGAAGACTTCCTTCGAATCCTTGTTAAGGATCCACAAAAGCTGAGAAAGGTAAGCATATTTAACTGTTAATGTGAATAAGCCACCAACTTTACCAAAGGTGTATACTTGTTAAATATTCGTGTTTCTTTTTCCTCTGATACTGTAGTTGCTTGGGAGTGGAATGTCGAATAGAATGTGGGAGAATACGGTTGAACATGCAAAGACATGCGTGTTGGGTGGAAAGCTCTATGTGTTTTACACAGACCAGACTCACGCTACAGGTGTTGTCTTTAATCATATCTATGAGTTCCGAGGCCTTATTGCAAATGGACAGTTCCTGTCTCTGGAGTCTCTTAATCATGACCAAAAGGTAGAGACTGACACATTTCTGTAAAGATTTGAAAACTATTTCTTGGTTATTTAACTGATCATTGGTGTTAGCTCACAGATTTCAGCAGACATTTTGGTGAAGATGGCGTACGAGAACTGGCATAAAGCCATTGAATACGACGGTAAGCTATTGAATTGCTTACCAGTCGCCGAGAAGGAACTAAAAAGCTTACCTGAACCAAAAATGGCCACAGCTCAAACAGCTCAGAACGATTCACAGCTGCATAACCAGAATAATAGGCAAACTGTGCAATGTCATCCCAACGCGATTACCTATCCACTGGTCCCTCAACAAATAGATTATCCTCAGTTTGTGCAGCAACATTGCAGCCAATTATTACCCTCATTCCCTTGCAACGTACAGGACTACAACAGGTCAGTGGAAAGTTCCAATGATTCAAGCTCATACAACGGAGAAGATTGGTGTCGACCAAGAGCTGCAGGACAAggtcttgaagacattttcagCGAAGAAATCAGACTAAGGAGCTCAGAGATGCTTGAGACTGACGATATGCAGAGACTGTTGAAGACGTTTGGGATCGGAGTGAACACTATGGGAACACAAGGCGGGTATGGTCAGACCGACGAGTCTTGTTATGGTTATAGCATCCCGTACCAAGCTCAGATCGATAACACGTACAGAAGAGAACGTAATAGAGGCTCGGGGAAAGCTGTGGTGGGATGGCTTAAGCTTAAAGCTGCTTTGAGATGGGGTATCTTTATACGCAAGAAAGCTGCAGAGAGGAGGCCTCAGATTGTGGAGATCGActgacaaaataaaagaagaaacagagcctcttgagttttttttttcttttcttttagctAATTTTTCGTTATCTAAGCTTGAAGACAGATTCTATGAACACAAAAGTTCATCCTTTGGATGAACAATCTAAAGGGTAGAGAGAAATGGACTTAGCTTTGTATTACATGTAATGCTGTATTGTGTTTTCATATTtcatgttaatttttatttagcaTTTTCATATTGGATGGCATAACCAAATAAGCGAACACTGACCAAatcattaaccaaaaataacaaTTGAATACCAAAGTTAAACCGGTGGATATATAACTTCACTCACATCATCTTCATATCACTTCTTCAGCCAACAGTTAATGAATCGACGGGATTGGAGGATTGGACACATTTAAAGGCTCGTGTACCGACTGAATCTTCCCAATAAACCCAAGAAAGACCGGTGGCTAACAAAACCGGGATTAGAATTTGACTAAACCGAATTTGGTACTACGCTGAGCTTCTCCTTTTAAGGGAGACTGAAACAGAGTGACAGACAGTGTGGAAGagtcactcactcactcacgcATCAAAAATGGCGGAAAATGTTGGAAGCGACTCCAGCGAGCTCGGGAGCATCACTTCTTCCCAGCAATCTTACCTCAAAAACTGTCCTTTCGCCGGCCACGAAGCTTCTCCGACGAATTCTGACAACACCGAGATCCTCAGTAACAAGATTTCGCCAGCGGTTGTTAAGACTCCGGTTCTCTCGTTCTCTTCACCGACCAGCCTCGATTCCATCAAAGATGACGTCTTTCGTACTCCTCCTGAGAACGCATCTCCTTCTTCTGCCGCTGATTCGGAACCTGGAGTTAGGGTTTCTGAGATGAAATCTCATAAAGGTTCGAATTTTAAATCTCCGTATTCTAACGCCGAGACAacgcttctttcttctccaccGTCGGAAAATTTTAGGTTTTCGCAGTCGAATTCGAAGTCTCCGTCTTCTACGGCCGCGACGACCCCTGTTTCTGCTTCACCGTCGGGAAAAGTTAGAGCTTTGAAGAAGAATTCGAAATCTCCGTCTTCTAACGCCGCGACGACGCCTGGTTCTCATTCACCGTCGggaaaagttagggttttggagaCGAATTCGAAATCTCCGTCTTCTACGGCCGTGACGACTCCTGTTTCTGCTTCACCGTCGGGAAAAGTAAGGGTTTTGGAGACGAATTTGAAATCACCGTCCTCTACGGCTGAGATGACGCCTGTTTCTGCTCCACCGTCGgaaaaagttagggttttggacACGAATCGTCCTTTTGATTTTATGGCTAATAGAGCTCTCAAGTCTCCTCCTCAGAGAGTTGTTAATTTCGGTTCTGCATCTGCAACTGAAGGGACCAAGGTCTCTGAAACGGAAGACTCTGGTGAAGTTATACCTTTCAAAGAAATCATCGAAGCCCTTCTTCGTAACAGTGGAGAGAAGCTtgatgaaagagatgaaaaCGTCAGCTGTGTTGACATTCTCAAAAGTTTGGGTTTGAAATTCCCCTAAATGGTTACTGATTTAGTAAGTCTTATTTGCtttttggctctctctctctgttttagtCTGTTCTTGTTGGTTCTGTTTCGGGATTACGCATTCAgatctttcctttttgttgttgatgatatGAATGCGTCGGGAAAAAAGTTGGAGCTTTTCTGTACTGTTGCTTCAACTACAAGTAAATAATTAAGTATTTTATGTTTGGAAATTTCCAGATATTTGCTGTTCTTACAAGGCTAAGTCCTACAAAATGATAGCTTGTTCGCAATTGTCTTGTCGTCTAGTCTGTGATTGCATTGGTTAGCATTGTCTGAGGAAAATGACTGTGTGTTGTTGCAAATTGCAAAGGAAGGAATCATCTATATTGTGTGTCTTCTACCTTCAAAATCCAGCTCTACCTTTTCTTGAATCTCAAGTACCAATTTTGCTTAGTTTCCTTAATGCTTGGCTCATCGTTTTGTTCTTTGCTTGGTGGATTGTTGAGAGCGAGTTTCTCCATTGCGTTCATGAACTTTCGCATGTGCTTGATGTACTCAGGGTATGTTTCCAAGTTGCAATGCCCTC is a genomic window containing:
- the LOC104752066 gene encoding calmodulin-binding protein 60 E-like; amino-acid sequence: MEGSMNKRGYESSQEDTDKLPESKRQKVPALASVIVEAVKVDSLQRLCSSLEPLFRKIVSEEVERALSRLGNTKLTSRSPEPKRIQDRDGRNLQLHFRTRMPPHLFTGGKVEGERGSAIHVVLIDANTGNVVQTGEESASKLNVVVLEGDFNDEDDEDWTREHFESFEVKEREGKRPILTGDTQLMLKEGVGSLGELTFTDNSSWIRSRKFRLGVKPAPGYGDSFLIREAKTEPFAVKDHRGELYKKHYPPAVHDEVWRLDRIAKDGVLHKKLLKANIVTVEDFLRILVKDPQKLRKLLGSGMSNRMWENTVEHAKTCVLGGKLYVFYTDQTHATGVVFNHIYEFRGLIANGQFLSLESLNHDQKISADILVKMAYENWHKAIEYDGKLLNCLPVAEKELKSLPEPKMATAQTAQNDSQLHNQNNRQTVQCHPNAITYPLVPQQIDYPQFVQQHCSQLLPSFPCNVQDYNRSVESSNDSSSYNGEDWCRPRAAGQGLEDIFSEEIRLRSSEMLETDDMQRLLKTFGIGVNTMGTQGGYGQTDESCYGYSIPYQAQIDNTYRRERNRGSGKAVVGWLKLKAALRWGIFIRKKAAERRPQIVEID
- the LOC104752067 gene encoding uncharacterized protein LOC104752067; translated protein: MARRSGNCMRCLVIFSVVSALIVCGPALYWKLKKGFVGSARSNNSICPPCEICDCPPPLSLLEIAPGLANLSITGCGSDDPELKQEMEKQFVDLLTEELKLQEAVADEHSRHMHVTLAEAKRVASQYQKEAEKCNAATEICESARERAQALFLKERKITLLWERRARQLGWEGE
- the LOC104752068 gene encoding putative protein TPRXL, producing MAENVGSDSSELGSITSSQQSYLKNCPFAGHEASPTNSDNTEILSNKISPAVVKTPVLSFSSPTSLDSIKDDVFRTPPENASPSSAADSEPGVRVSEMKSHKGSNFKSPYSNAETTLLSSPPSENFRFSQSNSKSPSSTAATTPVSASPSGKVRALKKNSKSPSSNAATTPGSHSPSGKVRVLETNSKSPSSTAVTTPVSASPSGKVRVLETNLKSPSSTAEMTPVSAPPSEKVRVLDTNRPFDFMANRALKSPPQRVVNFGSASATEGTKVSETEDSGEVIPFKEIIEALLRNSGEKLDERDENVSCVDILKSLGLKFP